In Insulibacter thermoxylanivorax, the following are encoded in one genomic region:
- a CDS encoding glycosyltransferase family A protein, with amino-acid sequence MVHAVYRRKQRQRRAAHHYVLVTRNNEPFAELAVRAITWHARLCGKDYRISVIDEGSKDQTLSIIRRLDRSGNLQVIRTRNWVETGRFVREYQRASKARVARAARSEVHSEARADVRERCEEITVIHMNRPEDRAKIPLFGC; translated from the coding sequence ATGGTACATGCGGTTTATCGCCGTAAGCAGCGGCAGCGGAGAGCGGCTCATCATTATGTGCTGGTGACGAGAAATAATGAGCCCTTCGCAGAACTTGCCGTAAGAGCGATTACCTGGCATGCGCGGCTGTGCGGCAAGGATTATCGAATATCCGTGATCGATGAAGGATCGAAGGATCAGACGTTGTCGATCATCAGGCGTTTGGATCGGAGCGGAAACCTGCAAGTCATACGAACGCGGAATTGGGTGGAAACAGGCAGGTTCGTTCGGGAGTATCAGCGGGCAAGCAAGGCAAGGGTGGCAAGAGCAGCACGTTCGGAAGTGCATTCGGAAGCGCGCGCGGATGTAAGAGAACGTTGCGAAGAGATTACAGTGATCCATATGAATCGGCCGGAAGATCGTGCGAAGATCCCTCTGTTCGGATGCTGA
- a CDS encoding DEAD/DEAH box helicase yields MDLKLRTYGLKLRTWGAGKLLVTIYEAVWQGKVERRISLDTAVDYAYWFGERSGDGDETVLLNVCTQPVLLRDAVKWQAVRAGRVDQREKRRRENHQETHRKNRQEGHQEYRRWERHWEKLWHGKSGREGSASRWAQGIDRVDRVGQDNQDDQDDQDDQATHVVGRDWTSRDGRMPWISVTREDWSAGRVSKYEEDCEAYRKAYIADCMVNRMMDSKMNSMMDDMLDEHKFNPKLLELAEKLQGRRLLLDEVRRLGIEIGLLSGETDDRLNGFVQLLVLRGFVRLEAGMQEERWANQWMGRMRKMTGWLDRMIGNTGRRWSKRQSDRRNMRCGRCNSGSDKHHRTPCAICGRECVYCEACLQMGRVRECSVFVIGCGKEAFDHVAGAQGTAVREQAVRDAEVDKVIDHFGISKCGTCGSSGDAGVIAKDECHERSRSRKRLDEQRMEEMMKEMMKEMMKEMMKKWKLSTAQEAASRDALRFVMEPAKRAGEQYLIWAVTGAGKTEMVFPLVEYVVRRGGRVLLTAPRRDVVLELAPRLAKAFPESEVIALYGGSEHRWEIGEITVATTHQLLRIERCFDLVILDELDAYPYHGNPMLAFAAGRACKARGKMVLLTATPPREQQIAMRQRRLPHAMVPVRYHRHPLPVPRILRYRGLSAALGSGRLPSALRAALDESLQRGAQIFVFVPRIEHVEPLTRLLRRACAHAVDADAVDGTSSRDRDRASRVRRFRSGEIRILVTTTILERGVTIPRSDVYIMDADAALFDEAALVQMAGRAGRSADDPCGRVYYVARSRTDGLTRAVRQIRAMNALARRRGLLIEPAARREANADV; encoded by the coding sequence ATGGATTTAAAGCTTCGTACATATGGATTAAAGCTTCGTACATGGGGGGCGGGTAAACTGTTAGTGACCATCTATGAGGCGGTTTGGCAAGGCAAGGTTGAGAGGCGGATCAGTCTGGACACAGCGGTTGATTATGCGTATTGGTTTGGAGAGCGCAGCGGGGATGGAGACGAAACGGTACTACTGAATGTATGTACCCAACCAGTACTGTTGAGAGACGCTGTGAAGTGGCAGGCGGTAAGGGCGGGGCGGGTGGATCAGCGTGAGAAGCGCCGACGTGAGAATCATCAAGAGACACATCGAAAGAATCGGCAGGAGGGTCATCAAGAGTATCGCCGATGGGAGAGGCATTGGGAGAAGCTATGGCATGGGAAGTCTGGGAGAGAAGGAAGTGCTTCTCGATGGGCACAAGGGATTGATCGGGTCGATCGAGTTGGTCAGGATAATCAGGATGATCAGGATGATCAAGATGATCAAGCGACTCATGTTGTTGGACGAGACTGGACAAGCCGTGATGGAAGGATGCCCTGGATATCGGTAACCAGGGAAGATTGGTCGGCGGGGCGGGTCAGCAAGTATGAGGAAGATTGTGAGGCATACCGCAAGGCTTATATTGCGGACTGCATGGTGAACCGCATGATGGATTCCAAGATGAATTCCATGATGGATGACATGCTGGACGAGCACAAGTTCAACCCGAAGCTGCTGGAACTGGCCGAGAAACTGCAAGGACGAAGGCTGCTGCTCGACGAAGTTCGGCGGTTGGGAATCGAGATCGGATTGCTCAGCGGGGAGACGGATGATCGGCTTAACGGTTTCGTACAGCTTCTTGTTCTGCGGGGATTCGTTCGGCTGGAGGCAGGGATGCAGGAGGAGCGTTGGGCGAACCAATGGATGGGACGGATGAGGAAGATGACGGGTTGGCTGGACCGCATGATCGGGAATACAGGGCGGCGATGGTCCAAGAGGCAGAGCGATCGGCGCAATATGCGGTGCGGCAGATGCAACAGCGGATCGGACAAGCATCATAGAACGCCTTGTGCAATATGCGGTCGGGAGTGTGTGTACTGCGAAGCGTGTCTGCAGATGGGTCGGGTGCGGGAATGTTCGGTATTCGTCATCGGATGCGGGAAGGAGGCGTTTGATCATGTCGCAGGAGCACAGGGGACAGCTGTACGGGAGCAAGCAGTACGGGATGCTGAGGTGGATAAGGTAATCGATCACTTCGGGATTAGTAAATGCGGAACCTGCGGCAGTTCAGGGGATGCAGGTGTGATCGCTAAAGATGAATGTCATGAGCGGAGTCGTTCCAGGAAACGGTTGGATGAACAGAGGATGGAGGAGATGATGAAGGAGATGATGAAGGAGATGATGAAGGAGATGATGAAGAAGTGGAAACTAAGCACTGCGCAGGAGGCAGCTTCGAGAGACGCGCTTCGATTCGTGATGGAGCCGGCGAAGCGGGCAGGGGAGCAGTATTTGATCTGGGCGGTAACTGGAGCGGGGAAAACGGAGATGGTGTTTCCGTTAGTCGAGTATGTGGTGCGAAGGGGCGGTCGGGTACTGCTGACGGCGCCGCGGCGGGACGTGGTATTGGAGCTGGCGCCGCGCTTGGCGAAGGCCTTTCCTGAGAGCGAAGTGATCGCGCTCTATGGCGGAAGCGAGCATCGGTGGGAGATCGGGGAGATTACGGTGGCTACGACGCATCAACTGCTGCGGATCGAGCGCTGCTTCGATCTTGTCATATTGGATGAACTCGATGCGTATCCGTATCATGGCAATCCGATGCTCGCCTTCGCCGCAGGCCGCGCATGCAAAGCGCGCGGCAAGATGGTGCTGCTCACGGCCACGCCGCCGCGTGAGCAGCAGATCGCCATGAGGCAGCGCCGCCTGCCTCATGCGATGGTGCCGGTCCGCTACCACCGGCACCCCCTTCCCGTGCCGCGAATCCTGCGGTATCGCGGCCTGTCTGCTGCGCTCGGCAGCGGACGCCTGCCAAGCGCCCTGCGCGCCGCGCTCGACGAGTCGCTGCAGCGCGGCGCGCAGATCTTCGTGTTCGTGCCGCGCATCGAACACGTCGAGCCGCTCACACGCCTGCTTCGCAGGGCGTGTGCCCATGCCGTCGACGCAGACGCCGTCGACGGAACTTCCTCGCGCGACCGAGACCGCGCGAGCCGAGTGCGCCGCTTCCGCAGCGGCGAGATCCGCATCCTCGTCACGACGACGATCCTCGAACGCGGGGTGACGATTCCCCGCAGCGATGTGTACATCATGGATGCGGATGCGGCTCTCTTCGATGAAGCGGCGCTGGTGCAGATGGCCGGACGCGCAGGGCGCTCGGCCGATGATCCATGCGGGCGCGTATACTACGTCGCCCGCTCGCGGACGGACGGGCTGACGCGGGCCGTCCGTCAGATCCGCGCGATGAATGCCCTCGCGCGCCGACGAGGGCTGCTGATCGAACCAGCAGCCCGGAGGGAGGCGAATGCCGATGTTTGA
- a CDS encoding sensor histidine kinase produces the protein MGVNVQDIDRIIKNAIEVMEQSRYQIFEISEGARIELDAMRKELAITMEEIKVTIESVDRLELEFKRARNRLSEVSRDFKRYHEDDIRKAYESATRIQLDLTIQREKEARLRSRRDELQIRIRNLEQTIERAEVVASQMNVVSEYLSGDLSAVTYMLETAKNRQLLGLRIIMAQEEERKRISREIHDGVAQSMANLVLRTEYTERMLDKQQYDHVRAEFRNLKSQVRSGLEEVRRIIFNLRPMALDDLGLVPTLRKFVQDFEERTKIQTKFDVYGKEVRMQPGLEIAVYRFVQEAFTNVQKHALASRIDMTMVISDEQMTIQIVDDGIGFDMEELKEKMAKGDHFGIIGMRERVEMLEGRFEMNSAPGQGTEINLNIPINERKENHDECGDGAADGSERPDQKSTCHPGG, from the coding sequence GTGGGTGTTAATGTTCAGGATATCGATCGCATCATCAAGAACGCGATAGAAGTCATGGAGCAAAGCCGCTACCAGATCTTCGAGATCAGTGAGGGCGCCCGCATAGAGCTAGATGCGATGCGTAAGGAGCTCGCAATCACGATGGAAGAGATCAAGGTGACGATCGAATCCGTCGACCGCTTAGAACTCGAGTTCAAACGCGCGCGAAACCGATTATCTGAGGTAAGCCGGGATTTCAAACGCTATCATGAAGACGATATCCGCAAAGCTTATGAATCAGCTACGAGAATACAACTAGATCTTACGATACAGAGAGAGAAGGAAGCCCGACTTCGTTCGCGGCGGGATGAGCTGCAGATTCGCATCCGGAATCTCGAGCAGACCATCGAACGGGCTGAAGTCGTTGCCTCGCAGATGAATGTCGTGTCGGAGTATCTATCCGGCGATCTATCGGCCGTGACGTATATGCTCGAGACTGCGAAGAACCGGCAGCTGCTCGGCCTGCGGATCATCATGGCGCAGGAGGAGGAGCGGAAGCGGATTTCCCGGGAAATCCACGACGGTGTAGCTCAGTCGATGGCTAATCTCGTACTCCGCACCGAATATACGGAACGCATGCTGGACAAACAGCAATATGACCATGTAAGAGCAGAGTTCCGCAATCTGAAGAGCCAAGTTCGCAGCGGATTGGAAGAAGTGCGCCGCATTATCTTCAACCTGAGACCGATGGCGCTGGACGATCTGGGCTTAGTGCCGACCCTGCGTAAGTTCGTACAAGATTTCGAAGAACGGACGAAGATCCAGACGAAGTTTGATGTTTACGGCAAGGAAGTGAGGATGCAGCCCGGTCTGGAGATCGCCGTCTATCGCTTCGTACAGGAAGCTTTCACGAATGTGCAGAAGCATGCCCTAGCGAGCCGCATCGATATGACGATGGTGATCAGCGATGAACAGATGACGATTCAGATCGTGGATGACGGGATCGGCTTCGACATGGAGGAACTGAAGGAGAAAATGGCGAAGGGCGATCACTTCGGGATCATCGGAATGCGTGAACGAGTCGAGATGCTGGAAGGTCGTTTCGAGATGAACAGTGCTCCTGGACAGGGCACAGAGATTAATCTGAATATTCCTATCAATGAACGAAAGGAGAATCATGATGAGTGTGGAGATGGGGCTGCAGACGGGTCTGAAAGACCGGACCAAAAAAGCACGTGTCATCCTGGCGGATGA
- a CDS encoding response regulator, which produces MSVEMGLQTGLKDRTKKARVILADDHQLFREGLKRILNMEEDIEVVAEAADGVQVLELCNTYKPDIVLMDINMPIQNGVIATEKLTQYMPDIKIVILSIHDDESYVFETLRKGASGYLLKDMEADTLIHAVRAVLDGHAYIHPRVTGKLINHLRRMTYLDDPSMMQERAEARGAQIIPSEDNPLTRREAEVLRLLAEGLNNRAIGERLIISEKTVKNHVSSILKKMKVKDRTHAVVNSIKNGWISI; this is translated from the coding sequence ATGAGTGTGGAGATGGGGCTGCAGACGGGTCTGAAAGACCGGACCAAAAAAGCACGTGTCATCCTGGCGGATGATCACCAATTGTTTCGCGAAGGACTGAAACGCATACTGAACATGGAGGAAGACATCGAAGTCGTCGCGGAAGCGGCTGACGGTGTGCAGGTCTTGGAACTGTGCAATACGTATAAGCCGGATATCGTGCTGATGGACATCAACATGCCGATCCAGAACGGCGTCATAGCCACGGAGAAGCTGACCCAATACATGCCGGATATCAAGATCGTCATCCTGTCGATCCATGATGATGAATCCTATGTCTTTGAGACCTTGCGCAAGGGCGCTTCGGGATATCTTCTAAAGGATATGGAAGCCGATACTTTAATCCATGCCGTGCGTGCTGTGTTAGATGGACATGCGTATATCCATCCGCGGGTCACCGGCAAGCTGATCAACCATCTGCGCCGCATGACGTATCTGGATGACCCGAGCATGATGCAGGAGCGTGCAGAAGCCAGAGGTGCGCAGATCATTCCGTCCGAGGACAACCCGCTGACGCGCCGCGAAGCGGAAGTGCTGCGCCTGCTTGCGGAAGGGCTGAACAACCGGGCGATCGGCGAGCGATTGATCATCAGCGAGAAGACGGTCAAGAACCATGTCAGCAGCATCTTGAAGAAGATGAAGGTCAAAGACCGCACACATGCTGTGGTGAATTCGATCAAGAATGGCTGGATCTCGATTTAA